The genomic window CaggagcagccaagaggccacgataactttggaggagccgcgagagatccacagctcaggtgggagaatctgttgagaaGACATCTAAGCTTACCCGTAacgcactccacaaatctggcctttaaggAGGGgcggcaagaagaaagccgtaGCTGAAATAAAGTCCAGTTTGCCACGAGCCACGAAGAGGACACGGCAAACGTGGGGAAAACATGTACCCGTGAAAACGCCGGCGAGTATCAACGCCCACTAAACGCCACATTAGAGGTGGAATGATATGTTTTTGGCTGATATTTGCGTTTCTTTTCCCCGTATCGGCCAACACGTGCGCGCGTCTGCCGATCCGTTAGCTGGTCTGACCTCCAGCTGGTGAGCTGCCTCTGCTGTGCTGCATGTGCTGGTTCCCATGGAGAAGGATGCATCCGCATATAAAATAATTACCAGTCACTACGAGTGCAGCATCTAAATTTatataaaagctgtttttttttctcctccttctccccaTAAAGAAGCTCTTTTATCGCTGTAAAACGTTCATTAAATGCCGgcgaaaaacaaaagcaaaacaaaatcgcCTCAAGAATCAGCAACCCCctccaaaattattttttaataaataaatgaaacaaatcagCCGCACGTATCGGGCATCGGATAGACTGATGTCAGAATAATCGTTAATCGGCGGATCTCTCCTCCAGGTGGGacacatggtggcggcagcatcatgctgtggggatggttgGCGCTTTGCTCGCACTTAATGAACGTGGCTCAGCGAGGAAAGAGCTTcggagaaagaggagaaaaaaaaaaaaaaactgaccagCTCCCCAGCCAGATGTCAGATGAGGGATGTTAGATACTGGATGGGCGAACAGATGAACAAATCGGACgatgcagggggggggggaaataacgCAAATATCGGCCCAAAACGTCGGCCGGCCGATGTATTGGTGGACCTCTAGTCGTAAACGTGCCAAGGTTGGAAGATAGTGATGACCTTTAACCAATCAAACCACATCATCAggcatatgtatgtgtgtataaaagtgtttttctgcCTGAAAGGAATGGGCAGGTGAAAACCCCTCACCTGTGACGAAGCATGGCCGTGTAACCCAGTCTGCAGGGTACTCAGCGTAATGACTCAGGTAACGGACCTGCATGTAACCATTGTAGATGCAGAAGACGAAGGCCAGGGCAAACGAAGCGAACGGGGTGGCTTTACCCCCTCGAATTAAAAATGGATAAATGAGGgttctgcaaaagaaaaacaaatcattaGATGTTTTCCAGACAATTATGTAATTCACACACAGAGTTCCATTTATACATAATGGTTAATAATACAAATAACCattacttccttttttttttttaggaaggaATATGCAACATTTTACATAAAGGTTGCTGATGACTTACCTCTGAACATAGTGGCAGAGGAACATGGCAATGAGGAGCTGATTGGGCAACAGAGATGTTTTCGAGGAAGACGTCCACAGCACCAAACACAGAGGCACCAGTAAGGAGGGCAGCTCCTGTATGAACCAGGCCAACTTGACGTTGACGGGAAACCCATAGGAGCTCGAAGCGTACCTTCCGTATGGGACGTTTTGGAAAAGTAAACTGACGAAGGTGCAGGCTGCCATGAAACCCATGAAGTAAGCCATGCAGTCCAAAACGTAGCGCTCCTGCTCCTCCGAGGAGAACAGCCAAGACAGCACGGCGTCCATCACGGCGGAAAGGTGAACGGCAATGAGTCTGAAGTCTGCGCTCCGGTTGTTTCACAGCTCGACAAGAACCGGGTTTACTCGCTTTGTCAGACAGAAAGCACGGACAACGTGCGAGGGACTGCTTCGAACCAATCACGTTTCAAGCGACAAGCTGTCAGATGCGACTGCCCAATCACAAAGCTCCGTTTTGCATGCGCGTTACCAAATCACCAAAAGACGGCCCAGATGATATATCACTCATGAATATATTCACGCAttgttgccttaaaatacaGCATACTTAACTATTTGTTTACAATTACAATTACGATTTACAATTAAGTTTACTATATTTatcagtttgatttttttttaaattggattttatttatttattaacccAAAAGTATAAACTATAGATTGTAAATATGCACAACTAATTAGCCAATCAGACGAAAGTGTTTCTTAAAAGCCCACCCACCAGAGTCACGTACGAGCCACGGGTCCCCTGCAGAAGCAACACGTCAATGCGGCCGCCATATTGCAAGGGGCAAGTTCTCACCTCCAGCACAAGTGTTCTAGGAAACtcttcactttaaaaaaacataaaaacttaaaaaatatatataactgattcagattataaatatatattcatacaatggtatatatttattttgtcactGATGATAGGGACCACTGACACAAAAATTAACAATATTAGCTAATCAAAACAAGACACCCCATCAGGCCCCCTCAGTGCGCCAGACTTGCGGCAATTAACCGGATAGAGTTCATTTGAGATTTATTTAGCACTCTGTTGTGGCCTGTTCATTCCAATGAACTACGCATCCTCtggaaaaaagtaattatccTTTCAGGaagcaaattttttattttatttatttttttgttcttgaaaAGTGAGTACTAACAACACCCTTTGCAACGTTTCTACACAAAAGCAACTTTCTTTCAGTGTACTTCATTCCCTtcgcaagtttttttttaaccttttaaaacgGCCAAAGCGTGTCCCATTATTTCAGGCAAGTTTCACGGGCACCTTGGAAAGGGTCCTGCCTCACGCTCGTCACACGGGCAACACGTTCCAGCGATAATatccagcagagcagcaggcAACACATCTCCCCTAGAAGCATCAGTCTCAC from Fundulus heteroclitus isolate FHET01 unplaced genomic scaffold, MU-UCD_Fhet_4.1 scaffold_2.2, whole genome shotgun sequence includes these protein-coding regions:
- the srd5a1 gene encoding 3-oxo-5-alpha-steroid 4-dehydrogenase 1; amino-acid sequence: MDAVLSWLFSSEEQERYVLDCMAYFMGFMAACTFVSLLFQNVPYGRYASSSYGFPVNVKLAWFIQELPSLLVPLCLVLWTSSSKTSLLPNQLLIAMFLCHYVQRTLIYPFLIRGGKATPFASFALAFVFCIYNGYMQVRYLSHYAEYPADWVTRPCFVTGSALWLLGWLMNIHSDHILRNLRKPGETGYKIPRGGMFEYVSGANFLGEITEWAGFALAGLSAHGLAFSIFTTVVLANRAVAHHRWYLSKFEDYPRRRKALIPFLF